The Candidatus Zixiibacteriota bacterium genome contains a region encoding:
- a CDS encoding glycosyltransferase — translation TAVLAANSPGLRDSVVDGKTGFLYSYGNISEMAERMKQVLSDESLRVKLECGGREWAKRFNWDDAAELFLQVVNDVVRQEKSQ, via the coding sequence ACGGCGGTGCTGGCGGCGAATTCCCCCGGGCTCCGCGATTCGGTGGTTGATGGAAAAACCGGATTCCTTTACAGTTATGGCAATATATCGGAGATGGCCGAGCGGATGAAGCAGGTTTTGAGTGATGAGTCATTGCGAGTCAAGTTAGAATGCGGCGGAAGGGAGTGGGCGAAACGATTCAACTGGGATGATGCCGCGGAGTTATTCTTGCAGGTGGTCAACGATGTGGTCAGACAGGAAAAAAGCCAATGA
- a CDS encoding lysylphosphatidylglycerol synthase transmembrane domain-containing protein, which translates to MNKRRMLSLIFGIVISALFLFLILRNVNFAELQHALRAANYWWLLPNIFFVVFAMFQRAERWKFMLRPISEVPYRKLLAATCIGFMANNVLPLRLGEFVRAYSLSKQEPKITKSASLATIFAERMVFDLLALLLILAVILSVTPLPVDSSFKLGALLSLGIAVLGFLFATAVALRPERAGRIISNYFFFLSSGAREKVHQIVLKFSRGLLFLKNWRQTFAVSAHTLFLWVCMGISNIFVFMAFGFDLPIYASYVLLVVVSISILIPSSPGFIGVYHGGVVWTLNFFNISHNNAVSCAIVLHAAQFIPITLMGFYYLRKEHLSLKQLEREALDEKPNQTR; encoded by the coding sequence ATGAATAAGCGTCGGATGCTTTCACTGATATTCGGAATAGTTATCTCCGCTCTATTCTTATTTCTCATTTTGCGCAATGTCAATTTCGCGGAGTTGCAACATGCCTTACGGGCAGCCAATTACTGGTGGCTGCTGCCTAATATTTTCTTTGTCGTCTTCGCCATGTTTCAGAGAGCCGAGCGCTGGAAATTTATGCTTCGTCCGATTTCCGAGGTGCCGTATCGCAAATTGCTGGCGGCAACCTGTATCGGTTTTATGGCAAATAATGTCCTGCCCCTCCGCCTGGGAGAATTTGTCCGGGCATATTCGCTGTCAAAGCAGGAACCGAAAATCACCAAATCTGCCTCACTGGCTACAATTTTTGCCGAGCGAATGGTATTCGACCTTCTGGCTCTGCTGCTTATTCTGGCGGTGATTCTCTCCGTAACTCCGCTGCCGGTTGACAGCAGTTTCAAGCTGGGAGCGCTTCTCTCGCTGGGAATTGCCGTGCTGGGATTTCTCTTTGCGACCGCGGTGGCGCTTCGGCCTGAAAGGGCGGGGAGAATTATCTCCAATTATTTCTTCTTTCTATCTTCCGGCGCTCGGGAGAAGGTGCATCAGATTGTTCTCAAATTTTCGCGGGGACTTCTGTTCCTGAAGAACTGGCGCCAGACCTTTGCCGTATCGGCGCACACGCTCTTTCTCTGGGTTTGCATGGGTATTTCGAACATTTTTGTCTTCATGGCGTTTGGATTTGACCTGCCGATTTACGCCTCCTATGTCCTCCTGGTGGTGGTTTCCATTTCAATCCTGATACCTTCTTCACCCGGTTTCATAGGGGTCTATCATGGCGGGGTGGTCTGGACCCTTAACTTTTTCAATATCAGTCACAACAATGCCGTCTCCTGCGCCATTGTCCTCCACGCCGCACAGTTCATTCCGATTACCCTGATGGGTTTCTATTATCTGCGAAAAGAACATCTTTCACTAAAGCAATTGGAGCGCGAGGCTTTGGATGAAAAGCCCAATCAAACCCGATAG
- a CDS encoding glycosyltransferase family 2 protein: MKSPIKPDSTILVALPAFDEAGKIGNVVKKIKETSLPCTVLVVDDCSSDDTPIEAKAAGAEVIRHAKNQGVGAAIRTGIFYAIESGQEIFVVMSGDDQHEPRELPAVLEPLLHNEVDFVQGSRRMKGGKVVNDRPFRKITTQLYSLLFSILTLRRVTDATNGFRAFRLSILNDPGIDLKQKWLDRYELEPYLLFKAVTSRKIRFKEVPITIYYHASRKQFTKMKPFRDWWRLAKPMVYLGLRLRK, translated from the coding sequence ATGAAAAGCCCAATCAAACCCGATAGTACAATACTTGTTGCCCTTCCGGCTTTCGACGAAGCGGGCAAAATCGGCAACGTGGTGAAAAAAATTAAAGAGACATCCCTGCCATGCACTGTGCTGGTGGTGGATGACTGCTCCAGTGATGATACTCCAATTGAAGCGAAAGCGGCCGGAGCCGAAGTGATTCGTCATGCGAAAAATCAGGGGGTTGGCGCCGCCATTCGCACCGGTATCTTTTACGCGATAGAAAGCGGGCAGGAGATATTCGTAGTCATGTCGGGAGACGACCAGCATGAACCGCGGGAACTGCCGGCGGTATTGGAACCGCTGCTGCATAACGAAGTCGATTTTGTGCAGGGGTCGCGCCGGATGAAGGGGGGAAAGGTTGTCAACGACCGCCCTTTCAGAAAAATTACCACGCAGCTTTATTCTCTGCTCTTCTCGATATTGACTCTGCGCCGTGTAACAGACGCCACCAACGGGTTCCGCGCTTTTCGCCTTTCCATACTGAACGACCCCGGTATCGACCTGAAACAGAAATGGCTGGACCGGTATGAACTGGAGCCTTATCTGCTGTTTAAGGCGGTAACCTCCAGAAAAATCCGCTTTAAAGAAGTGCCGATTACCATATATTATCATGCCAGTAGAAAGCAATTCACCAAAATGAAACCGTTTCGGGATTGGTGGCGGTTGGCAAAGCCGATGGTCTATCTCGGACTCAGATTGAGGAAATAG